CGTATCGTCGAAGACGCATCTACCGGCGAGCCGCGCCGGCGCAGAGCCCGAGGAGAGCCCGTGACGCAGGAGTCCCCGCCGACAGAGCTGGCAGCGCTGGTGGAGCTGTCGGAGCCCGACCTCGCCGGAGTGCGCAATTTCCGTGACGTGGGCGGCCTGCCGACCGTGGACGGCCGGCGCGTCCGCCGGGGCACGCTCTTCCGCAGCGGTCATCTGGCGCACGCCACCGCCGACGACGCCGCGTTCCTCTCCTCGCTGGGCCTGCACACGATCTTCGACTTCCGCAACGCCGCCGACCAGCGCCTCGAGGGGCCCGACGTCGAGCTGCCCGGCGTGCGGAACGTGAATCTGCCGCTGACCGACCCGGCCGACGGCGCCGAGTTCTGGAGGATGGTGCGCGACGGCGACCTCGACCAGCTGCGCTCGATCCTCTCCGACGGCAGGGCCGCCGACCGCATGGGCGCCGCGTACCGGGCGATCATCAAGGAGCGCACCGCCGAGCACAGCCAGGTCCTGCACGCGCTCGCCGAGGACAGCGTGCCGGCCCTGATGCACTGTGCGGCGGGCAAGGACCGCGCGGGCCTGTCCATAGCCGTCGCGCTCCTCGCCGTGGGCGTGGAGCGCGAGGCGATCGAGGCGGACTACCTCAAGTCGAACGTGAAGCACCGCCGCTACAAGGTGCACCGCTCGGACAGCTCGGCCGACGCGATGTCGCCCGAGGTCATGGAGCTCCTCGACCCTCTCTTCGACGCCCGCGCCGAGTACCTGGCGGCGGCATACGAGACCATCGAGGAGACCTGGGGCGACGTGGACACGTACCTCTCCGCGGGTCTGGAGCTCAGCCCCGAGACCCGCGAGCGGCTGCGCGAACGCCTCCTCGACTGAGCGGGGCGAGCGGGCGCTACTGGTTGTTCGCGCCCACTTCGAAGAGCAGGTAGAGGAAGGCCGCGAAGAGGTGGCCGACCGCCACATAGATGATCAGTCGGACCCAGAGCGCTCGGGGGAACTTCTCCTCCATGGTGTTGCGGGCGGGCCGCTCCGGCTGAACAGGGCCCTGCTGTTCCGGTTCCGTCATGTCGGGTCTCCCTGGGTGGGGCCGCCGAGGCACAGCGCGGTGGCGGGGCTCTGCAGCAGCGTGTGGACGAACAGGAGGTCGGCGCCGGCCGGGTCGGCGGCGGCGATCCGGTGCGGGGTCAGCGAGTCGAAGTGCGCGCTGTCCCCGGGCGCGAGGACGTGCACCGTGTCCCCCAGGTGCAGCCGCAGCCGCCCCTTCAGGACGTACAGCCACTCCTCGCCGGGGTGGACGCGCACGATGTCGCCCTGCGCCCCGTGCGGGACGTGGACGCGCAGTGCCTGCATGCCGCGGCCCGGGGCGCCCGCCTGCCAGTAGGTCCAGCCGCCCGCCGCGGTCGGTTCCATGTCCGGGGCGCGGACGACCGCGTCCCGGTCGGCGACCGTCTCGCCGAGCAGTTCCGAGACCGTCGTACCGTAGACCCGTGCGAGGGTGAGCAGCATCGGCAGGGAAGGCTGGCGCTGCCCGGTCTCCAGGCGGGAGAGATGGGCGGGCGACAGCCCGGCCGTGCGGGCCGCGGCCTCCAGGGTCAGGGAGGCGCGGCGGCGCAGTTCACGCAGCTGGGGCGCCACGGCGGGGAGCGCGTCGGCCGCCTCGGGCGGCTCGGCGGGCTCCTTGGGCTCGGCAGGGCTCATGGGTTGATTGAGCCAGAGCCTTGCCTCCCGGGCAACTTTCTTGCCCGAGAGGCAAAAGAGGTCCTCGAAGCGGGACTACCGGTTCGCGACCGCCTGCTTCACCAGGGTCCTGCCGAAGTCCCACATCAGCCCGCCGCCGCTGTGTGCGTCCTCCATCACGGCGGTGAAGGCGTCCACGAAGCGGTCCACCTCCCGCTCCCCCACGGTCAGCGGCGGGATCAGCTTGATGACCTCCAGGTGGTCCCCGGAGACCTGGGTGAGGATGCGGTGCTTCTGCAGCAGGGGTACGACGACCATCTGCGCGAAGAGCCCCTTGCGGGCCGCCTGCAGCATCGTCCAACGGCCGCGCAGCTTGAGCGACTTGGGGCGCCCGAACTCGATGCCGACCATCAGGCCGCGGCCGCGCACCTCGCTCAGCAGCTCGTAGCGGTCGACGAGGGCGGCGAGCCGCGACTTGAGCGACTCCCCTGTCACCCGCGCGTTCTCGACGACCTTCTCGTCCTCCATCACGGCGAGGACGGCGAGCCCCGCCGCCATGGCCTGCGCGTTGGAGCCGAAGCTCGCCGAGTGCACGAGCACCCGGTCCATCGAGGAGTAGACCTTCTTGAAGATCCAGTCCTTGCCGAGCGTCGCGCCGACCGGCACATAGCCGCCCGACAGCGCCTTGGCGACGCAGACCAGGTCGGGCTCGACGCCCTCCTCGTGCTGGTAGGCGTAGAAGTCGCCGGTCCTGCCGAGGCCGGTCTGCACCTCGTCGGCGATCAGCAGCGCCTTGTGGCGGTGCAGCAGCTCCTGGGCGGCGCGCAGATATCCCGGCGGGGTCTCGTGCACGCCCTTGCCCTGGATGGGCTCGACGATCAGCCCGGCGACGTCGCCCTTCTTCAGCTCCGCGCGCAGCGCGTCCAGGTCGCCGAGCGGGACCGCGGTGTCGGGCAGCAGCGGCGCGAACCCGTCGCGGAAGCCGTCCTCGCCGTTGACGGAGAGAGAGCCCGTGGTGAGCCCATGGAAGGCGTGCGCGCAGTAGAGCACCCGCGGCTTCCCGGTCGCGTAGCGGGCGAACTTCAGCGCCGTCTCGACAGCTTCGGTGCCGCTGTTGCCGAAGAAGACCCGCTCCAGGTGCGGGCTGTGCGCGAGCAGTCGCTCGGCGAGCAGGCCCGGCAGCGGCTGGCAGTCGAAGCGGGTGAGGTCGGCGAGCGAGGCGTCGAGGACGTCGTGCAGTGCCTTGCGTACGACAGGGTGGTGCCGGCCGAGACCCATGACCCCGAAGCCCGCGAGCATGTCGAGGTAGTCGTTGCCCTCCGCGTCCCAGAAGTACGCGCCCTCGGCCCGCTCGTAGACCTTGTCGAAGCCGATGGTGTGCAGCATGCGGGGCAGTTGGTGGTTGAGGTGCCGGGCGTGCAGTTCGTACCGTTCGGCGCCCCGCTCGGCGAGAAGTCTGCCGAGGTCGAACTCCTTGGTCATACGCTGTACTCCTTGCCTGGACCCTGCTGGTGCGTGCCCTGGCCGGCGGTCAGCGTGGCGCTGATGCGGCCGGCGATCTCGACGGGGGTGAGCCCCAGATCCGCGAGGACCTCGCCGCGCTTGGCGTGCGCGAGGAACTGCTCGGGAATGCCGAACCGCCGTACCGGTACGTCGACTTCGGCCTCGCCGAGCGCGAGCGCCACCGCGGCGCCGACCCCGGCGGAGCGGCTGTTGTCCTCGACGACCGCGACGAGGCGGTGCCGGGCGGCGAGGCCGGGCAGCTCCGGGTCCACGGGCTTGACCCAGCGCGGGTCGACGACGGTGCAGCGCAGACCGCGCTCCCGGAGCAGTTCGGCGGCCTGCAGACAGACCGGCGCCATCACCCCGACGGCGACGAACAGCACGTCGGCGTCCGGCTCCTGGAGCAGCACGTCCAGGCCGCCGATCCGGTCCACGGCGGGGATCGCGGGCCCCACCGACTCCTTGGGGAACCGCAGGAGCGTCGGCGCGTCGTCCACGGCGACCGCTTCCCGCAGCTGCGCCCGAAGTTGGTCGGCGTCGCGCGGCGCGGCGATCCGCAGCCCCGGCACGACCTGGAGGATCGACATGTCCCACATGCCGTTGTGCGAGGCGCCGTCGACGCCGGTCACCCCGGCCCGGTCGAGCACGAAGGTGACCCCGCACCGGTGCAGCGCGACGTCCATGAGGAGCTGGTCGAAGGCGCGGTTGAGGAACGTGGCGTACACCGCGACGACGGGGTGCAGTCCGCCCGTGGCGAGCCCGGCGGCCGACACGGCGGCGTGCTGCTCGGCGATGCCGACGTCCCACACCCGGTCGGGGTAGGCCTCCGCGAACTTCGTCAGGCCGACGGGCCCCAGCATGGCCGCGGTGATGGCGACGACGTCGTCGCGCTCGGCGCCGATGCGGACGATCTCGTCGCCGAACACGGAGGTCCAGGACGGGCCGTTGGACGGCGCGAGCGGCTCGCAGGTGAGCGGGTCCATGACGCCGACGGTGTGGAAGCGGTCCGCCTCGTCGGCGAGCGCCGGTTCGTAACCGCGGCCCTTCTCGGTGAGGCAGTGGACGAGCACGGGGCCGTGGAAGCGTTTCGCACGCCGCAGGGCCGACTCGACGGCCCCGATGTCGTGCCCGTCGATCGGCCCGACGTACTTGAGCCCGAGGTCCTCGAACATGCCCTGCGGGGCGAACGCGTCCTTGAACCCCTTCTTGGCGCCGTGCAGCGACTCGTACAGCGTCTGCCCGACGACGGGTGTGCGCTGGAGGATGTCCTTGCCCCAGGCAAGGACACGCTCGTAGCTGTCGGTCGTGCGCAGGGTCGCGAGGTGGTTGGCGAGGCCGCCGATGGTCGGCGCGTACGAGCGTTCGTTGTCGTTGACGACGATGATCAGCGGCCGGTTCTTCGCGGCCGCGATGTTGTTCAGCGCCTCCCAGGCCATGCCGCCCGTGAGCGCGCCGTCACCGATGACGGCGACGACGTGCCCCCGCTCGCCGAGCACTTGGCGCGCCTTGGCGAGGCCGTCCGCCCAGCCGAGCGCGGTCGAGGCGTGGCTGTTCTCGACGATGTCGTGCTCGGACTCCTCGCGCGAGGGGTAGCCGGAGAGGCCGCCCTTGCCGCGGAGCTTGGAGAAGTCCTTGCGTCCGGTGAGCAGCTTGTGCACGTAGCTCTGGTGGCCGGTGTCCCACACGAGCCGGTCGACCGGCGACTCGAAGACGCGGTGCAGGGCGATGGAGAGCTCCACCACCCCCAGATTGGGGCCGAGATGGCCGCCCGTCCTGGCGACCGCGTGCACCAGGAACTCCCTGATCTCCCCTGCCAGTTCGTCGAGCTGGGCCCCGGAAAGTCCCTTCAGGTCCCGCGGCTCCCGGATGGTGTCCAGAATGGTCATGCTCGAGCCCCCTCTCTCGTCGGCGCCCCGGAGGCCCGGGATACGGGCCTCCGGGGCTCACTGCGTCACCCGCGGTTTCCGGAGACCGTCTCGCGGGCCGCGCGGATGGACTCCTTGAGGGAGCCCATGGTGGCGAGGACGGCGGTCGGTTCGTAGCCGCAGTGCGCCATGCAGTTGGCGCAGCGCGGGTCCTTGCCGCGGCCGTACTTGCTCCAGTCGGTCTCCTCGATGAGCTGGCGGTACGTGGGGACGTACCCGTCGCTCATCAGGTAGCAGGGACGCTGCCAGCCGAAGAGCGAGTAGTTCGGGATCGCCCACGCGGTGCACGGGAAGTCCGCCTTGCCCTCCAGGAAGTCCAGGAAGAGCGGTGAGTGGTTGAGCCGCCAGCGCAGCCGGTTGCCGCCCGCGAAGGCCTTCTTGAAGAGCTCGCGGGTCTGCTCGACGCCGAGGAAGTGCTCCTGGTCGGGCGCCTTCTCGTAGGCGTAGGCGGGCGACAGCATCATCTCGTCGACCTTCAGGTCGTCGTTGAGGAAGTTCAGGACCTCGATGATGGTCTGCGGGGTGTCGGTGTTGAAGAACGTCGAATTGGTGGTGACCCGGAAGCCGC
The window above is part of the Streptomyces venezuelae genome. Proteins encoded here:
- a CDS encoding tyrosine-protein phosphatase; this encodes MTQESPPTELAALVELSEPDLAGVRNFRDVGGLPTVDGRRVRRGTLFRSGHLAHATADDAAFLSSLGLHTIFDFRNAADQRLEGPDVELPGVRNVNLPLTDPADGAEFWRMVRDGDLDQLRSILSDGRAADRMGAAYRAIIKERTAEHSQVLHALAEDSVPALMHCAAGKDRAGLSIAVALLAVGVEREAIEADYLKSNVKHRRYKVHRSDSSADAMSPEVMELLDPLFDARAEYLAAAYETIEETWGDVDTYLSAGLELSPETRERLRERLLD
- a CDS encoding DUF6126 family protein, whose translation is MEEKFPRALWVRLIIYVAVGHLFAAFLYLLFEVGANNQ
- a CDS encoding helix-turn-helix domain-containing protein, with product MSPAEPKEPAEPPEAADALPAVAPQLRELRRRASLTLEAAARTAGLSPAHLSRLETGQRQPSLPMLLTLARVYGTTVSELLGETVADRDAVVRAPDMEPTAAGGWTYWQAGAPGRGMQALRVHVPHGAQGDIVRVHPGEEWLYVLKGRLRLHLGDTVHVLAPGDSAHFDSLTPHRIAAADPAGADLLFVHTLLQSPATALCLGGPTQGDPT
- a CDS encoding aspartate aminotransferase family protein; the encoded protein is MTKEFDLGRLLAERGAERYELHARHLNHQLPRMLHTIGFDKVYERAEGAYFWDAEGNDYLDMLAGFGVMGLGRHHPVVRKALHDVLDASLADLTRFDCQPLPGLLAERLLAHSPHLERVFFGNSGTEAVETALKFARYATGKPRVLYCAHAFHGLTTGSLSVNGEDGFRDGFAPLLPDTAVPLGDLDALRAELKKGDVAGLIVEPIQGKGVHETPPGYLRAAQELLHRHKALLIADEVQTGLGRTGDFYAYQHEEGVEPDLVCVAKALSGGYVPVGATLGKDWIFKKVYSSMDRVLVHSASFGSNAQAMAAGLAVLAVMEDEKVVENARVTGESLKSRLAALVDRYELLSEVRGRGLMVGIEFGRPKSLKLRGRWTMLQAARKGLFAQMVVVPLLQKHRILTQVSGDHLEVIKLIPPLTVGEREVDRFVDAFTAVMEDAHSGGGLMWDFGRTLVKQAVANR
- the dxs gene encoding 1-deoxy-D-xylulose-5-phosphate synthase, whose protein sequence is MTILDTIREPRDLKGLSGAQLDELAGEIREFLVHAVARTGGHLGPNLGVVELSIALHRVFESPVDRLVWDTGHQSYVHKLLTGRKDFSKLRGKGGLSGYPSREESEHDIVENSHASTALGWADGLAKARQVLGERGHVVAVIGDGALTGGMAWEALNNIAAAKNRPLIIVVNDNERSYAPTIGGLANHLATLRTTDSYERVLAWGKDILQRTPVVGQTLYESLHGAKKGFKDAFAPQGMFEDLGLKYVGPIDGHDIGAVESALRRAKRFHGPVLVHCLTEKGRGYEPALADEADRFHTVGVMDPLTCEPLAPSNGPSWTSVFGDEIVRIGAERDDVVAITAAMLGPVGLTKFAEAYPDRVWDVGIAEQHAAVSAAGLATGGLHPVVAVYATFLNRAFDQLLMDVALHRCGVTFVLDRAGVTGVDGASHNGMWDMSILQVVPGLRIAAPRDADQLRAQLREAVAVDDAPTLLRFPKESVGPAIPAVDRIGGLDVLLQEPDADVLFVAVGVMAPVCLQAAELLRERGLRCTVVDPRWVKPVDPELPGLAARHRLVAVVEDNSRSAGVGAAVALALGEAEVDVPVRRFGIPEQFLAHAKRGEVLADLGLTPVEIAGRISATLTAGQGTHQQGPGKEYSV
- the hpnH gene encoding adenosyl-hopene transferase HpnH, which translates into the protein MAMPLRQSIKVATYLFEQKLRKRDKFPLIVELEPLFACNLKCEGCGKIQHPAGVLKQRMPVAQAVGAVLESGAPMVSIAGGEPLMHPQIDEIVRQLVAKKKYVFLCTNAMLLRKKIEKFKPSPYFAFAVHIDGMRERHDESVAKEGVFDEAVAAIKEAKKRGFRVTTNSTFFNTDTPQTIIEVLNFLNDDLKVDEMMLSPAYAYEKAPDQEHFLGVEQTRELFKKAFAGGNRLRWRLNHSPLFLDFLEGKADFPCTAWAIPNYSLFGWQRPCYLMSDGYVPTYRQLIEETDWSKYGRGKDPRCANCMAHCGYEPTAVLATMGSLKESIRAARETVSGNRG